A DNA window from Dunckerocampus dactyliophorus isolate RoL2022-P2 chromosome 17, RoL_Ddac_1.1, whole genome shotgun sequence contains the following coding sequences:
- the setd1ba gene encoding histone-lysine N-methyltransferase SETD1B-A isoform X5 gives MSQALANGTDSHPVCGSAEKRSHHWRSYKLIIDPALKKGSHKVYRYDGHTFSMPNPGIPPVDVVRDPRIGRLWTKYKETDLPVPKFKIDECYIGPVPPKEVTFARLNDNIREGFLTDMCKKFGDIEEVEILYNPKNKKHLGIAKVVFESVKAAKVAVQSLHNTSVMGNIIHVELDPKGENRLRYFQLLMNGSYTPRTLPVGTEEAREVSPRSLAEALLAYEPIRRLSESGLSAVSGPVPPSSSSSTTPLSLETGYSSLRQDTPQSQGTPRQAGTPFSQDSSYSSRQSTPAYQSSRAESSGGYKSRRHESKFQDAYNRRPERPQYRSNMYRSTSSEQAPFKQQHLTPPEPPPTTPSFTYTAPPPATPNFKSAFSPYQAPLPPAFPASEPTFHHPAQREGEYHRPPQPPLVAPTDFLPVKDRPETPPIPEPPPEPGPQPTTPPPQTPEHCPSPGSPAPDPERNSLDSRIEMLLKEKRTKLLPFLAEQVSDTEVRMEGSPISSSSSQLSPIPPYTGGTQNSRPCSTGLEDISPTPLPDSDEDEPILGTASLVKRIVSPVREKISNSEVKDENPRSHSETDKMDTSHQSSGEDMEISDDEMPGTPITSGDCSKGIVVNSAVSPLQTLALHPPGFPHLAHQAGFAIPHHHLAPHSAVPGHHLAAHPGVHPHMLPHMAHYPPSMIPLVQMELMSCLRWEQWSTVPMSFQMQQQMLSRMAQTRGPYPYPHFLDSAVSGPFAGPYPHLSMGTAHGAAGAPGQQWQHHSMPKFNPTVPPPGYETKKEDPHKATIDGVLQVIVKELKAIMKRDLNRKMVEVVAFRAFDEWWEKKERSAKASLTPIKGAEGKEEERPKPKETIGSSLLENWNKGEGLGYEGMGLGIGLRGAIRLPSFKVKRKDPPEAITAGENKRARPSTPVEDELEDEDRERDPAELPLDDTKMGGDSISAKRRHSRPLELDSEGEEEVDTSGKEEESLGDREEEPDEREPADRLSPSKSGEEGGGRESSSGSASSDSSDDESTSSSSKSSSDSSSESSESSEYELSSEEEDSEVEVEDEDDGKVSKSSSSSSSSSSSSSDQEEGEADSKPPSPPAEATTNSMEELRPPRHEEEVPENVKPPSPKGVPVLKEAISGVCPVKSEPQENLRPLTPTGGLLDINQESKPKGKAEPQEIAPQLGRLAPSHLDSKTATPRSTSASLMHLPLPPHPTVEGRSLLHPPSAPLPDFPQRARLPTDEDIPRTPGRDLMDRARSLGKSQSTDTVPNTPGSDAPLTGSSLMLSSPHIPGSPFSYPAQSPVLSAGVPRTPGRDLTFTPVFPDPSALPLNRKISSDSLDDRPPFKEPPISLLPNQASSTGTEPEGSLSEELPVGFTGEDSDVFDCISSKRKPGRPKGKKIPAVSVSAADESLELSPELTSLADNAHIRDLAMQKMSSKSPDRPSPDLRAGERKTVLPEAEDGFLSYEDDTPVPIKPARRARRNWEELLLDSLSPVTTPPRSYFSRRSDFEEMTILYDIWNEGIDEEDVRLLQVTYDKMLQQDNGNDWLNDTLWVNHPPTNIPRVKKKRRDDGMRDHMTGCARSEGYYKIDKKDKIKYLQSTRLQSEEPPIDTQGMSIPAQVHASTRAGSERRSEQRRLLSSFACDSDLLKFNQLKFRKKKIRFCKSHIHDWGLFALEPIAADEMVIEYVGQNIRQVIADMREKRYEDEGIGSSYMFRVDHDTIIDATKCGNFARFINHSCNPNCYAKVITVEAQKKIVIYSRQPINVNEEITYDYKFPIEDEKIPCLCGAENCRGTLN, from the exons ATGTCACAGG CGCTGGCCAACGGCACCGACAGTCACCCGGTGTGCGGCTCGGCGGAGAAGCGGAGTCACCACTGGAGAAGTTACAAGTTGATAATCGACCCGGCGCTCAAGAAGGGCTCGCACAAGGTCTACCGCTACGATGGACACACGTTCAGCATGCCC AACCCGGGGATACCACCGGTGGACGTCGTACGAGACCCAAGAATCGGACGTCTTTGGACCAAGTATAAAGAAACTGACTTGCCTGTGCCCAAATTTAAG ATCGACGAGTGCTACATCGGCCCCGTGCCTCCAAAGGAGGTGACGTTTGCCCGTCTGAACGACAACATCAGGGAGGGCTTCCTCACCGACATGTGCAAGAAGTTCGGGGACATCGAGGAGGTGGAGATCCTCTACAACCCCAAGAACAAGAAGCACCTGGGCATTGCTAAAGTGGTCTTTGAGAGCGTCAAAGCCGCTAAGGTGGCCGTGCAGTCGCTGCACAACACGTCCGTGATGGGGAATATCATTCATGTGGAGCTTGACCCCAAAG GTGAGAATCGCCTTAGGTACTTCCAGCTCCTGATGAATGGCAGCTACACTCCGCGGACTCTGCCTGTCGGCACGGAGGAAGCACGGGAAGTCTCTCCTCGTAGCCTGGCTGAAGCCTTACTG GCATACGAGCCAATCCGCAGGTTATCTGAAAGCGGCTTGTCTGCAGTGTCAGGACCGGTGCCGCCCAGCAGTAGCAGTTCCACCACACCGCTGTCCCTGGAGACAGGCTACTCTAGCCTAAGGCAGGACACGCCCCAGTCCCAGGGGACCCCACGCCAGGCAGGCACGCCCTTCTCTCAAGACTCCAGCTACTCCAGTCGTCAGTCCACGCCCGCGTACCAGTCCAGCCGGGCAGAGAGTTCCGGAGGCTACAAGTCCCGGAGACACGAGAGCAAGTTCCAGGATGCGTACAACCGCAGACCCGAGAGGCCTCAGTATCGTAGCAACATGTATCGGAGTACGTCATCTGAACAAGCGCCCTTTAAACAGCAGCATCTCACTCCTCCGGAACCACCGCCAACGACCCCCTCTTTCACCTACACAGCACCTCCCCCTGCTACCCCAAACTTTAAGTCAGCTTTCTCGCCCTACCAGGCTCCCTTGCCACCAGCTTTCCCAGCATCGGAACCTACGTTTCATCACCCAGCCCAAAGGGAGGGTGAGTACCACCGACCCCCACAGCCGCCCCTGGTAGCTCCTACTGACTTTCTGCCCGTTAAGGATAGACCGGAAACGCCTCCCATCCCAGAGCCCCCGCCCGAACCTGGACCCCAACCAACCACGCCACCTCCTCAAACACCCGAGCACTGCCCCTCTCCCGGTTCCCCGGCCCCGGATCCAGAGCGCAATAGCCTGGACTCCCGTATTGAGATGCTCCTCAAGGAGAAAAGGACTAAACTGCTGCCCTTCCTGGCGGAGCAAGTCTCGGACACTGAGGTGCGAATGGAGGGAAGTCCCATTTCTTCCTCGTCCTCACAGCTCTCCCCCATTCCCCCATACACCGGTGGGACGCAAAACTCCCGTCCCTGTAGCACAGGCTTGGAGGATATCAGTCCGACCCCGCTGCCGGATTCGGACGAGGACGAGCCGATCCTTGGGACTGCCTCGCTGGTCAAGAGAATCGTCTCTCCTGTCCGCGAGAAGATTAGCAACAGTGAGGTGAAAGACGAAAATCCTCGGAGCCACTCGGAAACTGACAAAATGGACACG AGTCATCAGTCGTCGGGAGAAGACATGGAGATCTCAGACGACGAGATGCCCGGCACTCCAATCACCAGTGGCGATTGTAGCAAAGGCATTGTCGTAAACTCCGCCGTGTCCCCCCTCCAGACCCTAGCCCTCCATCCCCCCGGGTTTCCCCACCTCGCCCACCAGGCCGGCTTCGCCATCCCACATCACCACCTTGCTCCCCACTCGGCTGTGCCGGGGCACCACCTCGCCGCTCATCCTGGCGTACACCCGCACATGCTGCCACATATGGCTCACTACCCGCCAAGCATGATTCCGCTGGTGCAAATGGAATTAATGAGCTGTTTGCGGTGGGAACAGTGGAGTACAGTCCCCATGTCCTTTCAGATGCAGCAGCAGATGTTGAGTCGCATGGCTCAGACGCGTGGCCCTTATCCCTATCCACATTTTCTGGATAGCGCTGTGTCCGGGCCATTTGCGGGACCCTATCCGCATTTGTCCATGGGGACTGCGCATGGTGCAGCAGGGGCTCCCGGACAGCAGTGGCAGCATCACAGTATGCCTAAGTTCAACCCAACTGTCCCTCCTCCTGGGTATGAAACTAAAAAGGAGGATCCCCACAAGGCCACTATCGACGGTGTCCTTCAGGTCATTGTCAAAGAACTGAAGGCTATCATGAAGAGGGACCTCAACCGTAAAATGGTGGAGGTGGTCGCTTTCAGAGCCTTTGATGAATGGTGGGAGAAGAAGGAACGCTCAGCAAAG GCGTCCTTGACTCCAATCAAAGGTGCTGAggggaaagaagaagaaagacctAAGCCTAAAGAGACGATAGGTTCAAGCCTGCTCGAGAACTGGAACAAGGGCGAGGGGCTTGGCTACGAGGGAATGGGCCTGGGAATTGGTTTGCGAGGAGCCATCCGGTTGCCGTCCTTCAAG GTCAAAAGGAAGGACCCACCTGAGGCCATCACTGCGGGGGAAAACAAACGGGCGCGACCCTCCACTCCAGTGGAAGACGAGCTGGAGGATGAAG ACCGGGAGCGAGACCCGGCGGAGCTCCCCTTAGACGACACCAAAATGGGCGGCGATAGTATCTCGGCCAAACGGAGACACTCGCGCCCACTGGAGCTGGACAGCGAGGGCGAGGAGGAAGTGGACACCTCTGGGAAAGAGGAGGAGTCACTTGGCGACAGAGAAGAGGAGCCCGATGAAAGAGAGCCCGCTGACCGGCTGTCGCCAAGCAAA agcGGCGAGGAGGGGGGCGGTAGAGAATCATCCAGTGGGAGTGCATCGTCAGACTCCTCAGATGATG AGTCCACAAGTTCATCCTCCAAAAGCAGCTCAGACTCCTCGTCGGAGAGCTCAGAGTCTTCGGAGTATGAGTTGAGTTCAGAAGAAGAGGACTCTGAGGTGGAAGtcgaagatgaggatgatggcAAAGTGTCCAAGAGCTCCTCGTCTTCGTCGTCTTCTTCGTCCTCGTCCTCTGATCAAGAAGAAGGGGAGGCAGACTCCAAGCCGCCTAGTCCTCCTGCGGAGGCAACCACAAACTCTATGGAGGAGCTAAGACCTCCAAGACATGAGGAAGAGGTACCAGAGAACGTGAAGCCACCTTCACCTAAAGGTGTTCCAG TCCTAAAGGAAGCCATCAGTGGAGTTTGTCCAGTGAAGTCAGAACCTCAGGAGAACTTACGGCCACTCACGCCAACAGGTGGCCTGCTTGACATCAACCAGGAGAGCAAACCCAAAGGTAAAGCAGAGCCTCAGGAAATTGCCCCCCAGCTGGGCCGTTTAGCCCCCTCCCACCTTGATTCCAAAACAGCCACACCTAGATCCACCTCTGCCTCTTTAATGCACCTCCCTCTCCCGCCTCACCCGACAGTAGAAGGTCGCTCCCTCCTCCACCCGCCTTCCGCTCCTCTGCCAGACTTCCCTCAGCGAGCTCGGCTCCCCACGGACGAGGACATTCCCCGAACGCCTGGCAGGGACCTGATGGACAGGGCCAGGAGTCTGGGCAAGTCTCAGAGCACGGACACAGTGCCCAACACCCCAGGTAGTGACGCCCCGCTGACGGGGAGCAGCCTGATGCTCAGCTCCCCTCACATTCCTGGTAGTCCCTTTTCCTACCCTGCACAGTCTCCTGTCCTTAGCGCTGGAGTCCCTCGCACTCCTGGTAGAGACTTAACCTTCACCCCTGTCTTCCCCGACCCCTCAGCACTTCCCCTTAATCGGAAGATTTCCTCTGACAGCCTGGACGATAGGCCTCCGTTTAAGGAGCCGCCCATCAGCCTGTTACCTAACCAAGCCTCATCAACAGGTACCGAGCCTGAAGGCAGCCTATCAGAAGAGCTTCCCGTCGGCTTCACAGGGGAGGATTCCGATGTTTTCGACTGCATCTCCTCTAAGCGTAAACCTGGACGACCCAAAGGCAAAAAGATCCCTGCCGTCTCGGTCTCAGCAGCTGATGAGTCTTTGGAGCTGTCGCCTGAATTGACATCTTTAGCCGACAACGCGCACATCCGAGACCTTGCCATGCAGAAGATGTCCTCCAAGTCTCCAGATCGCCCCAGTCCAGACTTGAGGGCAGGGGAACGTAAGACAGTGCTGCCTGAGGCTGAAGACGGATTCCTCTCCTACGAAGACGACACTCCCGTGCCCATAAAGCCCGCTCGGAGGGCACGGCGCAACTGGGAGGAGCTGTTGCTCGACAGCCTGTCACCCGTCACCACGCCACCGCGGTCGTATTTCTCGCGACGCAGCGACTTTGAGGAGATGACCATCTTGTACGACATCTGGAACGAAGGCATTGACGAGGAGGACGTACGGCTGCTGCAGGTCACTTACGACAAGATGCTGCAACAGGATAACGGCAACGACTGGCTCAACGACACGCTCTGGGTCAACCATCCT CCCACCAACATCCCCCGCGTTAAGAAGAAGAGGCGGGACGACGGTATGAGGGATCACATGACCGGCTGTGCCAGAAGCGAGGGATACTACAAGATCGACAAGAAGGACAAGATCAAGTACCTTCAGAGCACCCGGCTGCAGTCGGAGGAGCCGCCCATAGACACACAG GGTATGAGCATTCCCGCACAAGTGCATGCCTCCACCAGGGCGGGATCAGAGCGGCGGTCCGAGCAGCGGCGCCTGCTGTCGTCATTTGCATGCGACAGCGACCTGTTGAAATTCAACCAGCTGAAG TTCCGTAAGAAGAAGATCCGATTTTGCAAGTCTCACATCCATGACTGGGGTTTGTTTGCCTTGGAACCCATCGCCGCAGATGAGATGGTCATAGAATACGTGGGACAAAACATCAGACAG GTGATTGCGGACATGCGCGAGAAGCGCTATGAGGACGAGGGCATCGGCAGCAGCTACATGTTCCGTGTGGACCACGACACCATCATCGACGCCACCAAATGCGGCAACTTTGCGCGCTTCATCAACCACAGCTGCAAC CCTAACTGTTACGCGAAGGTCATCACCGTGGAGGCGCAAAAGAAGATTGTGATCTACTCGAGACAGCCCATCAATGTCAACGAGGAGATCACGTACGACTACAAGTTCCCCATCGAGGACGAGAAGATCCCCTGCCTTTGCGGCGCAGAGAACTGCCGGGGGACGCTCAATTAA
- the setd1ba gene encoding histone-lysine N-methyltransferase SETD1B-A isoform X6, with the protein MPNPGIPPVDVVRDPRIGRLWTKYKETDLPVPKFKIDECYIGPVPPKEVTFARLNDNIREGFLTDMCKKFGDIEEVEILYNPKNKKHLGIAKVVFESVKAAKVAVQSLHNTSVMGNIIHVELDPKGENRLRYFQLLMNGSYTPRTLPVGTEEAREVSPRSLAEALLAYEPIRRLSESGLSAVSGPVPPSSSSSTTPLSLETGYSSLRQDTPQSQGTPRQAGTPFSQDSSYSSRQSTPAYQSSRAESSGGYKSRRHESKFQDAYNRRPERPQYRSNMYRSTSSEQAPFKQQHLTPPEPPPTTPSFTYTAPPPATPNFKSAFSPYQAPLPPAFPASEPTFHHPAQREGEYHRPPQPPLVAPTDFLPVKDRPETPPIPEPPPEPGPQPTTPPPQTPEHCPSPGSPAPDPERNSLDSRIEMLLKEKRTKLLPFLAEQVSDTEVRMEGSPISSSSSQLSPIPPYTGGTQNSRPCSTGLEDISPTPLPDSDEDEPILGTASLVKRIVSPVREKISNSEVKDENPRSHSETDKMDTSHQSSGEDMEISDDEMPGTPITSGDCSKGIVVNSAVSPLQTLALHPPGFPHLAHQAGFAIPHHHLAPHSAVPGHHLAAHPGVHPHMLPHMAHYPPSMIPLVQMELMSCLRWEQWSTVPMSFQMQQQMLSRMAQTRGPYPYPHFLDSAVSGPFAGPYPHLSMGTAHGAAGAPGQQWQHHSMPKFNPTVPPPGYETKKEDPHKATIDGVLQVIVKELKAIMKRDLNRKMVEVVAFRAFDEWWEKKERSAKASLTPIKGAEGKEEERPKPKETIGSSLLENWNKGEGLGYEGMGLGIGLRGAIRLPSFKVKRKDPPEAITAGENKRARPSTPVEDELEDEDRERDPAELPLDDTKMGGDSISAKRRHSRPLELDSEGEEEVDTSGKEEESLGDREEEPDEREPADRLSPSKSGEEGGGRESSSGSASSDSSDDESTSSSSKSSSDSSSESSESSEYELSSEEEDSEVEVEDEDDGKVSKSSSSSSSSSSSSSDQEEGEADSKPPSPPAEATTNSMEELRPPRHEEEVPENVKPPSPKGVPVLKEAISGVCPVKSEPQENLRPLTPTGGLLDINQESKPKGKAEPQEIAPQLGRLAPSHLDSKTATPRSTSASLMHLPLPPHPTVEGRSLLHPPSAPLPDFPQRARLPTDEDIPRTPGRDLMDRARSLGKSQSTDTVPNTPGSDAPLTGSSLMLSSPHIPGSPFSYPAQSPVLSAGVPRTPGRDLTFTPVFPDPSALPLNRKISSDSLDDRPPFKEPPISLLPNQASSTGTEPEGSLSEELPVGFTGEDSDVFDCISSKRKPGRPKGKKIPAVSVSAADESLELSPELTSLADNAHIRDLAMQKMSSKSPDRPSPDLRAGERKTVLPEAEDGFLSYEDDTPVPIKPARRARRNWEELLLDSLSPVTTPPRSYFSRRSDFEEMTILYDIWNEGIDEEDVRLLQVTYDKMLQQDNGNDWLNDTLWVNHPPTNIPRVKKKRRDDGMRDHMTGCARSEGYYKIDKKDKIKYLQSTRLQSEEPPIDTQGMSIPAQVHASTRAGSERRSEQRRLLSSFACDSDLLKFNQLKFRKKKIRFCKSHIHDWGLFALEPIAADEMVIEYVGQNIRQVIADMREKRYEDEGIGSSYMFRVDHDTIIDATKCGNFARFINHSCNPNCYAKVITVEAQKKIVIYSRQPINVNEEITYDYKFPIEDEKIPCLCGAENCRGTLN; encoded by the exons ATGCCC AACCCGGGGATACCACCGGTGGACGTCGTACGAGACCCAAGAATCGGACGTCTTTGGACCAAGTATAAAGAAACTGACTTGCCTGTGCCCAAATTTAAG ATCGACGAGTGCTACATCGGCCCCGTGCCTCCAAAGGAGGTGACGTTTGCCCGTCTGAACGACAACATCAGGGAGGGCTTCCTCACCGACATGTGCAAGAAGTTCGGGGACATCGAGGAGGTGGAGATCCTCTACAACCCCAAGAACAAGAAGCACCTGGGCATTGCTAAAGTGGTCTTTGAGAGCGTCAAAGCCGCTAAGGTGGCCGTGCAGTCGCTGCACAACACGTCCGTGATGGGGAATATCATTCATGTGGAGCTTGACCCCAAAG GTGAGAATCGCCTTAGGTACTTCCAGCTCCTGATGAATGGCAGCTACACTCCGCGGACTCTGCCTGTCGGCACGGAGGAAGCACGGGAAGTCTCTCCTCGTAGCCTGGCTGAAGCCTTACTG GCATACGAGCCAATCCGCAGGTTATCTGAAAGCGGCTTGTCTGCAGTGTCAGGACCGGTGCCGCCCAGCAGTAGCAGTTCCACCACACCGCTGTCCCTGGAGACAGGCTACTCTAGCCTAAGGCAGGACACGCCCCAGTCCCAGGGGACCCCACGCCAGGCAGGCACGCCCTTCTCTCAAGACTCCAGCTACTCCAGTCGTCAGTCCACGCCCGCGTACCAGTCCAGCCGGGCAGAGAGTTCCGGAGGCTACAAGTCCCGGAGACACGAGAGCAAGTTCCAGGATGCGTACAACCGCAGACCCGAGAGGCCTCAGTATCGTAGCAACATGTATCGGAGTACGTCATCTGAACAAGCGCCCTTTAAACAGCAGCATCTCACTCCTCCGGAACCACCGCCAACGACCCCCTCTTTCACCTACACAGCACCTCCCCCTGCTACCCCAAACTTTAAGTCAGCTTTCTCGCCCTACCAGGCTCCCTTGCCACCAGCTTTCCCAGCATCGGAACCTACGTTTCATCACCCAGCCCAAAGGGAGGGTGAGTACCACCGACCCCCACAGCCGCCCCTGGTAGCTCCTACTGACTTTCTGCCCGTTAAGGATAGACCGGAAACGCCTCCCATCCCAGAGCCCCCGCCCGAACCTGGACCCCAACCAACCACGCCACCTCCTCAAACACCCGAGCACTGCCCCTCTCCCGGTTCCCCGGCCCCGGATCCAGAGCGCAATAGCCTGGACTCCCGTATTGAGATGCTCCTCAAGGAGAAAAGGACTAAACTGCTGCCCTTCCTGGCGGAGCAAGTCTCGGACACTGAGGTGCGAATGGAGGGAAGTCCCATTTCTTCCTCGTCCTCACAGCTCTCCCCCATTCCCCCATACACCGGTGGGACGCAAAACTCCCGTCCCTGTAGCACAGGCTTGGAGGATATCAGTCCGACCCCGCTGCCGGATTCGGACGAGGACGAGCCGATCCTTGGGACTGCCTCGCTGGTCAAGAGAATCGTCTCTCCTGTCCGCGAGAAGATTAGCAACAGTGAGGTGAAAGACGAAAATCCTCGGAGCCACTCGGAAACTGACAAAATGGACACG AGTCATCAGTCGTCGGGAGAAGACATGGAGATCTCAGACGACGAGATGCCCGGCACTCCAATCACCAGTGGCGATTGTAGCAAAGGCATTGTCGTAAACTCCGCCGTGTCCCCCCTCCAGACCCTAGCCCTCCATCCCCCCGGGTTTCCCCACCTCGCCCACCAGGCCGGCTTCGCCATCCCACATCACCACCTTGCTCCCCACTCGGCTGTGCCGGGGCACCACCTCGCCGCTCATCCTGGCGTACACCCGCACATGCTGCCACATATGGCTCACTACCCGCCAAGCATGATTCCGCTGGTGCAAATGGAATTAATGAGCTGTTTGCGGTGGGAACAGTGGAGTACAGTCCCCATGTCCTTTCAGATGCAGCAGCAGATGTTGAGTCGCATGGCTCAGACGCGTGGCCCTTATCCCTATCCACATTTTCTGGATAGCGCTGTGTCCGGGCCATTTGCGGGACCCTATCCGCATTTGTCCATGGGGACTGCGCATGGTGCAGCAGGGGCTCCCGGACAGCAGTGGCAGCATCACAGTATGCCTAAGTTCAACCCAACTGTCCCTCCTCCTGGGTATGAAACTAAAAAGGAGGATCCCCACAAGGCCACTATCGACGGTGTCCTTCAGGTCATTGTCAAAGAACTGAAGGCTATCATGAAGAGGGACCTCAACCGTAAAATGGTGGAGGTGGTCGCTTTCAGAGCCTTTGATGAATGGTGGGAGAAGAAGGAACGCTCAGCAAAG GCGTCCTTGACTCCAATCAAAGGTGCTGAggggaaagaagaagaaagacctAAGCCTAAAGAGACGATAGGTTCAAGCCTGCTCGAGAACTGGAACAAGGGCGAGGGGCTTGGCTACGAGGGAATGGGCCTGGGAATTGGTTTGCGAGGAGCCATCCGGTTGCCGTCCTTCAAG GTCAAAAGGAAGGACCCACCTGAGGCCATCACTGCGGGGGAAAACAAACGGGCGCGACCCTCCACTCCAGTGGAAGACGAGCTGGAGGATGAAG ACCGGGAGCGAGACCCGGCGGAGCTCCCCTTAGACGACACCAAAATGGGCGGCGATAGTATCTCGGCCAAACGGAGACACTCGCGCCCACTGGAGCTGGACAGCGAGGGCGAGGAGGAAGTGGACACCTCTGGGAAAGAGGAGGAGTCACTTGGCGACAGAGAAGAGGAGCCCGATGAAAGAGAGCCCGCTGACCGGCTGTCGCCAAGCAAA agcGGCGAGGAGGGGGGCGGTAGAGAATCATCCAGTGGGAGTGCATCGTCAGACTCCTCAGATGATG AGTCCACAAGTTCATCCTCCAAAAGCAGCTCAGACTCCTCGTCGGAGAGCTCAGAGTCTTCGGAGTATGAGTTGAGTTCAGAAGAAGAGGACTCTGAGGTGGAAGtcgaagatgaggatgatggcAAAGTGTCCAAGAGCTCCTCGTCTTCGTCGTCTTCTTCGTCCTCGTCCTCTGATCAAGAAGAAGGGGAGGCAGACTCCAAGCCGCCTAGTCCTCCTGCGGAGGCAACCACAAACTCTATGGAGGAGCTAAGACCTCCAAGACATGAGGAAGAGGTACCAGAGAACGTGAAGCCACCTTCACCTAAAGGTGTTCCAG TCCTAAAGGAAGCCATCAGTGGAGTTTGTCCAGTGAAGTCAGAACCTCAGGAGAACTTACGGCCACTCACGCCAACAGGTGGCCTGCTTGACATCAACCAGGAGAGCAAACCCAAAGGTAAAGCAGAGCCTCAGGAAATTGCCCCCCAGCTGGGCCGTTTAGCCCCCTCCCACCTTGATTCCAAAACAGCCACACCTAGATCCACCTCTGCCTCTTTAATGCACCTCCCTCTCCCGCCTCACCCGACAGTAGAAGGTCGCTCCCTCCTCCACCCGCCTTCCGCTCCTCTGCCAGACTTCCCTCAGCGAGCTCGGCTCCCCACGGACGAGGACATTCCCCGAACGCCTGGCAGGGACCTGATGGACAGGGCCAGGAGTCTGGGCAAGTCTCAGAGCACGGACACAGTGCCCAACACCCCAGGTAGTGACGCCCCGCTGACGGGGAGCAGCCTGATGCTCAGCTCCCCTCACATTCCTGGTAGTCCCTTTTCCTACCCTGCACAGTCTCCTGTCCTTAGCGCTGGAGTCCCTCGCACTCCTGGTAGAGACTTAACCTTCACCCCTGTCTTCCCCGACCCCTCAGCACTTCCCCTTAATCGGAAGATTTCCTCTGACAGCCTGGACGATAGGCCTCCGTTTAAGGAGCCGCCCATCAGCCTGTTACCTAACCAAGCCTCATCAACAGGTACCGAGCCTGAAGGCAGCCTATCAGAAGAGCTTCCCGTCGGCTTCACAGGGGAGGATTCCGATGTTTTCGACTGCATCTCCTCTAAGCGTAAACCTGGACGACCCAAAGGCAAAAAGATCCCTGCCGTCTCGGTCTCAGCAGCTGATGAGTCTTTGGAGCTGTCGCCTGAATTGACATCTTTAGCCGACAACGCGCACATCCGAGACCTTGCCATGCAGAAGATGTCCTCCAAGTCTCCAGATCGCCCCAGTCCAGACTTGAGGGCAGGGGAACGTAAGACAGTGCTGCCTGAGGCTGAAGACGGATTCCTCTCCTACGAAGACGACACTCCCGTGCCCATAAAGCCCGCTCGGAGGGCACGGCGCAACTGGGAGGAGCTGTTGCTCGACAGCCTGTCACCCGTCACCACGCCACCGCGGTCGTATTTCTCGCGACGCAGCGACTTTGAGGAGATGACCATCTTGTACGACATCTGGAACGAAGGCATTGACGAGGAGGACGTACGGCTGCTGCAGGTCACTTACGACAAGATGCTGCAACAGGATAACGGCAACGACTGGCTCAACGACACGCTCTGGGTCAACCATCCT CCCACCAACATCCCCCGCGTTAAGAAGAAGAGGCGGGACGACGGTATGAGGGATCACATGACCGGCTGTGCCAGAAGCGAGGGATACTACAAGATCGACAAGAAGGACAAGATCAAGTACCTTCAGAGCACCCGGCTGCAGTCGGAGGAGCCGCCCATAGACACACAG GGTATGAGCATTCCCGCACAAGTGCATGCCTCCACCAGGGCGGGATCAGAGCGGCGGTCCGAGCAGCGGCGCCTGCTGTCGTCATTTGCATGCGACAGCGACCTGTTGAAATTCAACCAGCTGAAG TTCCGTAAGAAGAAGATCCGATTTTGCAAGTCTCACATCCATGACTGGGGTTTGTTTGCCTTGGAACCCATCGCCGCAGATGAGATGGTCATAGAATACGTGGGACAAAACATCAGACAG GTGATTGCGGACATGCGCGAGAAGCGCTATGAGGACGAGGGCATCGGCAGCAGCTACATGTTCCGTGTGGACCACGACACCATCATCGACGCCACCAAATGCGGCAACTTTGCGCGCTTCATCAACCACAGCTGCAAC CCTAACTGTTACGCGAAGGTCATCACCGTGGAGGCGCAAAAGAAGATTGTGATCTACTCGAGACAGCCCATCAATGTCAACGAGGAGATCACGTACGACTACAAGTTCCCCATCGAGGACGAGAAGATCCCCTGCCTTTGCGGCGCAGAGAACTGCCGGGGGACGCTCAATTAA